A genomic stretch from Setaria italica strain Yugu1 chromosome VII, Setaria_italica_v2.0, whole genome shotgun sequence includes:
- the LOC101773585 gene encoding fasciclin-like arabinogalactan protein 7 produces the protein MDLRPAVLAIAMLCLALPRAALSQSQNAPPVADTPAPAPAPHHVNLTDLLSLAGPYGTFLGYLVRTDAIRTLQSQANATEGEGVTVFAPEDSAFAAVDGAALSNLTTDQLRALVLCHAAPRYLPLSSFAALAASGPVATFGGARCAVNVTYAAGRIRLAAGWTRAARLVSSVYSTPPVAVYALDRVLLPEQVFPTEPAVAPVPAPAPGPAAVREGDASATGGAPAATEHGGDKSLSFRVGAGRVLVGYLAIFAFGFLMM, from the coding sequence ATGGACCTCAGACCAGCCGTCCTTGCCATCGCGATGCTCTGCCTCGCGCTGCCCCGGGCGGCATTGTCCCAGTCCCAGAACGCACCGCCGGTCGCCGACaccccggcgccggccccggcaCCGCACCACGTTAACCTCACCGACCTGCTCTCGCTGGCCGGCCCCTACGGTACGTTCCTCGGCTACCTCGTCCGGACCGACGCGATCCGGACGCTCCAGAGCCAGGCCAACGCCACCGAAGGCGAGGGCGTCACCGTGTTcgcgcccgaggactcggcgttcgcggccgtcgacggcgccgcgcTGTCCAACCTCACCACCGACCAGCTCCGGGCGCTCGTGCTGTGCCACGCGGCGCCCCGGTACCTGCCGCTCTCGTCGTTCGCGGCGCTGGCCGCGTCGGGCCCCGTGGCCACGTTTGGCGGGGCACGGTGCGCGGTGAACGTCACCTACGCCGCGGGCAGGATCCGTCTCGCGGCGGGATGGACCAGGGCGGCCAGGCTCGTCAGCAGCGTGTACTCGACGCCGCCGGTCGCCGTGTACGCGCTGGACAGGGTGCTGCTGCCCGAGCAGGTGTTCCCGACCGAGCCCGCCGTGGCGCCcgtgcccgcgcccgcgcctggcccggcggcggtgcgcgaggGCGATGCGTCTGcgaccggcggcgcgccggccgccaccgagCATGGAGGTGACAAGAGCTTGTCGTTCCGGGTCGGTGCAGGTCGCGTTCTTGTTGGCTACTTGGCCATCTTTGCCTTCGGGTTTCTGATGATGTAA